The Actinomycetota bacterium genome has a window encoding:
- a CDS encoding ATP-binding cassette domain-containing protein, whose product MLFVEGLTKRYGSVLALNDVGFEVEPGQTVGFLGPNGAGKTTTMRAIMRLLTLDAGRVTWQGQAVDRAVCRRFGYMPAERGMYQRMRVRDHLVYYARLSGRSKSAAGQSADEWLDRLDLTERADDAVQQLSSGNQQRVQLALALLDEPELLILDEPFSGLDPLATERLVAVLRSQVQRGAALLLSSHQLDLVADVCSTVIIVDRGQVVLRGDVADLRARSAARYVDVEFAEPTRWQAAGAVAIDDGRRYRLEVGQDADPGDLIAAAGSHGRLVSFTFAPPSLSDVFLRAVGRAALEDDEPVGTAS is encoded by the coding sequence GGACTCACCAAGCGATACGGCTCCGTGCTCGCCTTGAACGACGTCGGGTTCGAAGTCGAACCCGGCCAGACGGTCGGCTTTCTCGGGCCGAACGGCGCGGGCAAGACCACCACGATGCGCGCCATCATGCGGTTGCTGACATTGGACGCCGGGCGCGTCACCTGGCAGGGGCAGGCCGTCGACCGAGCCGTCTGTCGCAGGTTCGGGTACATGCCGGCCGAACGCGGCATGTACCAGCGCATGCGGGTACGAGACCATCTCGTCTACTACGCGCGGCTGTCCGGGCGGAGCAAGTCCGCGGCGGGGCAGTCCGCGGACGAGTGGCTGGACCGGCTCGATCTGACCGAGCGCGCCGACGACGCGGTGCAACAGCTGTCCAGCGGCAACCAGCAGCGGGTCCAACTGGCGCTCGCTCTCCTCGACGAACCGGAGTTGCTGATCCTCGACGAACCGTTCTCCGGCCTCGACCCGCTCGCGACCGAGCGGCTGGTCGCCGTATTGCGGTCGCAGGTCCAGCGAGGCGCGGCACTGCTGCTCAGCAGCCACCAACTGGACCTCGTCGCCGACGTGTGCAGCACCGTGATCATCGTGGATCGTGGCCAGGTCGTGCTGCGCGGCGACGTCGCCGACCTGCGGGCCCGCAGTGCTGCGCGCTACGTGGATGTCGAGTTCGCCGAGCCCACCCGATGGCAGGCGGCGGGGGCGGTGGCGATCGACGACGGCCGGCGCTACCGCCTCGAGGTCGGCCAGGATGCCGACCCGGGAGATCTCATCGCCGCCGCGGGCAGCCACGGCCGCCTGGTGTCGTTCACCTTTGCGCCTCCGAGCCTGTCCGACGTGTTCCTCCGCGCGGTCGGCCGAGCCGCACTTGAGGACGACGAGCCGGTCGGGACTGCCTCGTGA